One Triticum dicoccoides isolate Atlit2015 ecotype Zavitan chromosome 5B, WEW_v2.0, whole genome shotgun sequence genomic window carries:
- the LOC119305392 gene encoding uncharacterized protein LOC119305392 yields MQQGTVATGNEMEAINLLNSTELVRSLDEEIIIEGNGCELVVTPKKLPGTEFQPATCDGAACVVMLMSYSDAVEICRTLVTYTHPNVLKPIGIWKSKDDKAYLAFDEVHGSLKKKGNGYIFSIEDSSIYGFSANGLKAFREIFSAVNYVNTQYKQDAESRHALKLVDSTIFYRTTAEDEVEAVLGVLYVKNPGPLANLKTKTRGSRGPTVEELERYNWTSTGDYIKGYFKGCVANDEIKHLVEFLKGASANYDDLHWEPGLWEADIKMQFIREIWWHVEQQRGSVKLIELRETEKGKVLNSIRRPLGIIECIRKLAEPEKAARIVEATLLDSVRHLRDSVVAHHGGSINAYQGAKEDVRDKVNLERLIQKAKGDYMIKLVREIRPLKWITESPVLRDQNNYMECFYEMKQAEEKKQKQQEQGKKHKGKPR; encoded by the exons ATGCAGCAGGGTACAGTGGCAACAGGGAATGAGATGGAAGCAATAAATCTGCT GAATTCTACTGAACTCGTGCGTTCCCTGGATGAGGAG ATAATAATAGAAGGAAATGGTTGCGAGTTAGTTGTAACCCCTAAAAAGCTTCCTGGGACAGAATTCCAACCTGCCACATGTGATGGTGCTGCATGTGTTGTCATGCTAATGTCATACAGTGATGCAGTAGAGATATGTCGAACACTTGTGACATACACCCATCCAAATGTCCTTAAGCCAATTGGAATTTGGAAAAGCAAGGATGACAAGGCCTACCTGGCATTTGATGAGGTTCATGGATCTCTAAAAAAAAAAGGCAATGGATATATTTTCAGCATCGAAGATTCATCCATTTATGGATTTTCAGCAAACGGTTTGAAGGCATTTAG GGAGATTTTCTCGGCTGTAAATTATGTCAACACGCAATACAAGCAAGATGCTGAATCACGGCATGCTTTAAAACTTGTGGATTCCACGATTTTCTACAGGACTACTGCAGAAGATGAAGTGGAAGCTGTATTGGGTGTTTTGTATGTGAAAAATCCTGGACCCCTGGCAAATTTGAAAACCAAAACACGAGGTTCCAGAG GTCCTACAGTTGAAGAACTCGAGCGGTATAACTGGACATCGACAGGAGATTATATCAAAGGGTATTTCAAAGGATGTGTTGCCAATGATGAAATAAAGCATTTGGTTGAGTTTCTGAAAGGCGCATCTGCAAA TTATGATGACTTGCATTGGGAGCCAGGGCTATGGGAGGCAGATATCAAGATGCAGTTCATCAGAGAAATCTGGTGGCATGTCGAACAACAGCGGGGTTCAGTGAAACTGATAGAATTGAGGGAAACAGAGAAGGGCAAGGTGTTGAACAGCATACGACGTCCCCTCGGGATCATTGAATGCATTAGGAAGCTTGCAGAGCCAGAGAAAGCGGCTCGGATTGTCGAGGCCACACTGCTAGACTCAGTTCGACATTTGAGGGACAGTGTTGTTGCACACCATGGTGGTAGCATCAATGCCTACCAGGGAGCAAAG GAGGATGTGCGTGACAAAGTGAACCTTGAAAGACTGATCCAGAAGGCAAAAGGTGACTATATGATAAAGCTTGTTAGAGAAATCAGGCCATTGAAGTGGATAACCGAGTCTCCGGTGTTGAGAG ATCAAAACAATTACATGGAGTGTTTCTACGAGATGAAGCAAGCAGAAGAGAAAAAACAGAAACAACAAGAGCAGGGGAAGAAACACAAAGGAAAACCACGCTAA